The Clostridia bacterium genome contains the following window.
GCGACTTATACCCCCGAAGAGTGGGTAAAGGAGCTAGAGTTGACCAAGCGCTATTGCCAGGAGTTTGATGCAGTTTTAATTGGAAGCATTTCCGGTAGCAGCTTTGAAATATGGCGAAAGCTTGCCCGCATGGTTGAGGATGCCGGCGTTGATATGATGGAGCTTAATTTTGGATGTCCCCACCCGCGGGATCTGGGTTACAAGAGCGGGCAGGAGTTAGGAAGCGATCCCGATGCGGCAGCTGAGGTAGTGGCTCAAGTAGTGGATGAAGTCAAGGTTCCGGTAATAGTTAAGCTTACTGCCGAAGCAGTTAGTCCGGTAACAGTGGCCAAACGGGTACAGCAGGCGGGTGCCAGCGGAGTCACCGTGCTTAACCGATTCCCGGCCCTGGATGTTGATTTGGAGACTGGCCGGCCTTTGCTACACTCCACCTTTGCTGGTGTTAACGGTCCTTGGATGCGCCCCATTACCCTCAAATGGATTGCCAAAGTGGCGCGGGAGGTGGACATCCCCATTTCGGCAACCAATGGGATTTGGACCTGGGAGGATGTAGTTAAGGCAATTATGTGCGGGGCCTCTACGGTTCAGACCTGCAGCGCCATCATGTATGGGACCAAGGGCTTTCGCATTATAAAGGATTTCTTGGATGGACTCGAGAGCTACATGGAGGAAAAGGGCTATCATGAATTGCGCGAGCTAAGAGGCATTACCCTGCCGCAGATTAAGACCTGGGATGCGGTGGACCGGGATAGCCGGGCCAAGTCCAAGGTCATTAAGGATAAATGCAATGGATGCAAGCTTTGTCTCAACTGGTGCTTTTACGATGCCATATCCATTGCCGAGGAGGATTCGGGTAGGGTAGCCATAATCGACTCCGCTCGGTGCGATGGCTGCGGCTTATGCGCCTCTTTATGCCCTCGGGATGCAATAACTATGGACGGGCCGGTTCCAATATACCTTGGGGACTTTCGATAGGCAGCTCTTCTTAAGACAACTGAATCAGCTGCCGAAGGCGGGAGGGCGGCAAAGGGAAGGCTACGCATGTCAGCACAAGGGCCAGCGCATAGTGAGAGAACGTGGGCAAAGGTAGTCTGGCTGTTCTTTCTAGCTTGGGCTCTAAACTATGCCAACCGTACAGTGCTTTCGCCGCTTCTAATTGTCCTAGGGAGCACGTGGCAGCTAGGGAACAGTCAGCTGGGGTTATTCAATTCTCTATTTTTCCTGGTGTACACTGGTGTTCAGATTCCGGTTGGATACATCGCGGACCGGGTCGGGCATAAGCGCACGCTAATGTCATGCTATTTCTTTCATGCCGTTGGTTCCTTGATGAGTGCGCTAGCTTGGGGACCGGGGAGCTTTGCTGCTGCCAGGGTAGTCGCTGGCCTAGGGCAAAGCTCCTCCTACCTGACTCAATATTCTCTTGCCGCAGCGGTTATTCCTGAGGAGCGTCGGGCCTTTGGGAATTCGATTATTAATAGCGGTATGGGCATAGGGATGGCTTTTGGCCTCGCTTTTTCAAGCATTCTGGTACACGGGTGGGGATATGGCTGGCGGGTCCCGTTTGCCATATTGGGGTTTACAACTGTAGTAATGTTTCTAGTCCTTAAGCGAGAACTGCAATGGGTTCCTGAAGTCTTTCGAGAAAAGCAAAAAGGTATTGCCAAAGAAGGCGAGAAGACCGAGCTTTCTACTGGGGCAGTGTTACTCAGGCTTGTTCCCGCCTTTATACAAAGCTTTTGTTCCAACTATGGCTTCTTTGCTCTATTGACGTGGCTACCTGCCTACCTGGAAACCGCCGGGTATGCAGGCGGGCTCAGGGCAGGCCTAGTATCGACTTTAGTTCCTCTGTTATCTATTCCTGGAAGCCTGGCGTGGGCTTGGGTCAGCGATTGGGGCAAACAACGGGGCTATCTATCTAGGAGACAAGTGATGGGCTTTTTGGTAACGGTGGCCGCGGCCAGTTTTTGGCTAATAGCGGTTACGGACAAATTGACCTATATAGTGATTGGTTTGATTGGTATTGGCCTGTTTGGGTTTTTGTCACTTGATCCGTTAACTATCACTGTTGTCAGCCAGCTTACCCCTCCG
Protein-coding sequences here:
- a CDS encoding tRNA-dihydrouridine synthase, yielding ATYTPEEWVKELELTKRYCQEFDAVLIGSISGSSFEIWRKLARMVEDAGVDMMELNFGCPHPRDLGYKSGQELGSDPDAAAEVVAQVVDEVKVPVIVKLTAEAVSPVTVAKRVQQAGASGVTVLNRFPALDVDLETGRPLLHSTFAGVNGPWMRPITLKWIAKVAREVDIPISATNGIWTWEDVVKAIMCGASTVQTCSAIMYGTKGFRIIKDFLDGLESYMEEKGYHELRELRGITLPQIKTWDAVDRDSRAKSKVIKDKCNGCKLCLNWCFYDAISIAEEDSGRVAIIDSARCDGCGLCASLCPRDAITMDGPVPIYLGDFR
- a CDS encoding MFS transporter — translated: MSAQGPAHSERTWAKVVWLFFLAWALNYANRTVLSPLLIVLGSTWQLGNSQLGLFNSLFFLVYTGVQIPVGYIADRVGHKRTLMSCYFFHAVGSLMSALAWGPGSFAAARVVAGLGQSSSYLTQYSLAAAVIPEERRAFGNSIINSGMGIGMAFGLAFSSILVHGWGYGWRVPFAILGFTTVVMFLVLKRELQWVPEVFREKQKGIAKEGEKTELSTGAVLLRLVPAFIQSFCSNYGFFALLTWLPAYLETAGYAGGLRAGLVSTLVPLLSIPGSLAWAWVSDWGKQRGYLSRRQVMGFLVTVAAASFWLIAVTDKLTYIVIGLIGIGLFGFLSLDPLTITVVSQLTPPEMRGTMFGVKNFCTMLAAIISPYLTGYLADLTGGFRLSFYVAGIVEVVAILCLAGIQEPFRQTKEITNAESA